From uncultured Bacteroides sp., a single genomic window includes:
- a CDS encoding DUF5703 domain-containing protein yields the protein MKKTFVAILLLTLITTSRAASSADWLNAYSTLWTSQSKGSHQSMPCGGGDIGLNVWVENNELLFYISRSGSLDENNCLLKSGRVRIKLSPNPFTSSSFRQELKLKDGYVEVEAGGTVIQLWVNVFSPVIHVDVKSKQKLSAEVCYENWRYQDRLIRKGEGNANSYKWAVPKGLVTKAYVVEAQGNKLTFYHKNSEQTVFDVTVAQQGMDSVKKEMYNPLGNLTFGGMLWGDNLQFTGTSQGEYAGTDYKSWCMKSVKPSSSHQIYVALYTEQVAELNQWKQGLAKTVGQINTNADKKKTRAWWNAYWNRSSICINETNQDSEAWRIGRNYQLFRYMLGCNAYGSYPTKFNGGLFTFDPCHVDTLQSFTPDYRKWGGGTMTAQNQRLVYFPMLKSGDFDMMKSQFAFYMRILKNAELRSKVYWNHKGGCFPEQIENFGLPNPSEYGWKRPAGFDKGLEYNAWLEYEWDTVLEFCNMILETKDYNNEKIDEYVPLIESALTFFDEHYRMLATQRGRKVLDGDGHLVLYPGSACETYKMTYNSTTTISALRVVLEKMIKLPADSAKTAHWKEMLSTIPPITIKEVNGKQVIAPAKLWERINNVESPQLYPVFPWRIYGVGQKELDIALNTYLYDSDALKFRSHIGWKQDNIFAACLGLTKEAQRLTSLKMKDSDLRFPAFWGPGYDWTPDHNWGGSGMIGLQEMLLQTNGDQILLFPSWPVEWDVHFKLHASKNTTVEAELKNGKVVNLRVYPTERMKDVVVMIKK from the coding sequence ATGAAGAAAACCTTTGTTGCCATATTATTACTGACTCTCATTACAACCAGTCGGGCAGCATCATCTGCCGACTGGTTGAATGCGTATAGTACCCTGTGGACTTCTCAAAGTAAAGGCTCTCACCAATCTATGCCTTGCGGAGGAGGAGATATAGGTTTGAATGTATGGGTGGAAAACAATGAACTTTTATTTTATATCTCCCGCAGTGGCTCACTTGATGAGAATAATTGTCTTCTCAAATCAGGGCGTGTCCGCATAAAGCTGTCTCCTAATCCTTTTACAAGCAGCAGTTTCCGTCAGGAACTAAAGCTTAAAGACGGATATGTTGAGGTTGAGGCCGGTGGAACTGTTATCCAGTTATGGGTAAATGTATTTAGTCCGGTTATTCATGTCGACGTAAAAAGTAAGCAGAAACTTTCCGCTGAGGTTTGCTATGAAAACTGGCGTTATCAGGATCGTTTGATAAGAAAAGGAGAAGGCAATGCCAATTCCTATAAATGGGCTGTGCCAAAAGGTTTGGTTACAAAAGCATATGTGGTGGAAGCGCAAGGAAACAAACTAACCTTTTACCACAAAAACAGTGAACAGACAGTCTTTGATGTTACAGTTGCCCAGCAAGGCATGGATTCCGTAAAAAAAGAAATGTATAATCCATTGGGTAATCTTACTTTTGGTGGTATGCTTTGGGGAGATAACCTTCAGTTTACAGGCACAAGCCAAGGTGAATATGCCGGAACGGATTACAAGTCCTGGTGCATGAAGAGTGTTAAACCTTCAAGCTCACATCAGATATATGTGGCTTTGTACACGGAACAAGTTGCAGAACTGAACCAATGGAAGCAAGGATTAGCTAAAACAGTTGGACAAATAAATACTAATGCCGACAAGAAAAAGACACGTGCTTGGTGGAATGCTTACTGGAACCGGAGTTCTATCTGTATAAATGAAACAAACCAAGATTCTGAAGCGTGGCGCATTGGACGTAATTATCAGCTTTTTCGCTATATGCTGGGCTGCAATGCTTATGGTAGTTATCCCACAAAGTTCAATGGCGGACTGTTTACCTTTGATCCTTGCCATGTAGACACTTTGCAAAGTTTCACCCCTGATTATCGTAAATGGGGTGGGGGTACAATGACTGCACAGAACCAACGATTGGTTTATTTCCCTATGCTGAAAAGTGGTGACTTTGATATGATGAAGTCTCAGTTTGCTTTCTATATGAGAATCCTGAAAAACGCAGAGCTTCGCAGTAAGGTTTACTGGAATCATAAAGGAGGCTGCTTTCCCGAACAAATAGAAAACTTTGGGTTACCAAATCCAAGTGAATACGGTTGGAAACGCCCGGCTGGTTTCGATAAGGGATTGGAATATAATGCATGGTTGGAATATGAATGGGACACAGTACTTGAGTTCTGCAATATGATTCTGGAAACCAAAGATTATAATAATGAAAAGATAGATGAATATGTTCCTCTGATAGAAAGTGCTCTAACTTTCTTTGATGAACATTATCGGATGCTGGCTACTCAGCGCGGACGCAAGGTTCTTGATGGAGACGGACACCTGGTTCTTTATCCCGGCTCGGCTTGCGAAACATATAAGATGACTTATAATTCCACAACTACCATATCGGCTTTGAGAGTTGTACTGGAAAAAATGATTAAACTACCTGCCGACAGTGCAAAGACTGCACATTGGAAAGAGATGTTATCAACAATTCCACCAATAACTATCAAAGAAGTGAATGGAAAGCAGGTGATTGCTCCGGCTAAATTGTGGGAACGAATAAATAATGTGGAGTCGCCTCAATTATATCCGGTCTTTCCGTGGCGAATTTACGGAGTAGGGCAAAAAGAGTTGGATATTGCTCTAAATACTTATCTTTATGACTCTGATGCCTTAAAGTTCAGAAGCCATATTGGATGGAAGCAAGATAATATTTTTGCAGCTTGTCTGGGCCTGACAAAAGAAGCTCAACGACTGACTTCCCTTAAAATGAAGGATAGTGATTTGCGTTTCCCCGCTTTCTGGGGACCGGGTTATGACTGGACTCCCGATCATAATTGGGGAGGAAGCGGAATGATTGGTCTGCAGGAAATGTTATTGCAGACAAATGGCGACCAGATACTTTTATTTCCATCCTGGCCAGTGGAATGGGATGTGCATTTTAAACTGCACGCTTCGAAGAATACAACAGTGGAAGCGGAGTTGAAAAATGGTAAGGTGGTTAATTTACGTGTTTATCCTACTGAAAGGATGAAAGACGTTGTTGTTATGATTAAGAAATAA
- a CDS encoding glycoside hydrolase family 2 TIM barrel-domain containing protein, giving the protein MKNVIAALLLFLMPVFGFAGSYRPETSVAGFIDLKGSGRIVYNFNPGWRFYKGDVKNGGVVGLDDSSWEVVATPHTVALEPAEASGCRNYQGPAWYRKHFVVDKSLAGKNVSVYFEAVMGKSDVYVNGKLVKQHLGGYLPFSVSLTDLGIHAGESCLIAVFTDNSDDKNFPPGKKQYTLDFAYHGGIYRDVWMIAKSPVAITDAIEANKVAGGGVFVHFDNISEKSADIFVDTDVKNDGKQNKTVYIETELCDKSGKVIAKEKTKLLLKAGASQTARQKITVCKPNLWFPENPYLYRVNSRVLDGKVALDGGTTRIGIRKAEFLGKDGFFLNGKPYGQLIGANRHQDFGYVGNALPNSQQWRDAKKLRDAGCKIIRSAHYPQDPAFMDACDELGLFIIVATPGWQFWNKDPHFGELVNENTHQMIRRDRNHTSVLIWEPILNETRYPLDFSLSALKVTKDEFPYPGAPVAAGDLHSEGVADNYGLVYGWPTDEGKAKQCVFTREFGENVDDWYAHNNNNRASRSWGERPQLVQALSLAESYGAMFNTTGQFIGGAQWHPFDHQRGYHPDPYWGGIFDCFRQPKYAYYMFKSQVSPKVSHPVCETGPMTYIANEITPFSDSDVVVFSNCDSVRLIAYEKDTIVQPVIHQKNGIPNTPVIFKNVYKFRDMREYTYVQKNWQKVSFVAEGIIDGKVVCSFKRMPSRRSTKLRLTLDHEGQSLVADGSDFAVVIAEVTDDSGNVRRLAKENVVFSVEGEGSIIGDSSIGANPRAVEFGSAPVLIRATNKAGKIKVKAHVQYEGVYSPTTAELEFESIPAEKPFCYMDQVQKKVSQSQKLANEAKQSLSEEEKRKVLNEVELQQTEFGEKHLK; this is encoded by the coding sequence ATGAAGAATGTTATTGCAGCACTTTTGCTCTTTTTGATGCCAGTATTTGGATTTGCCGGCTCGTATCGTCCTGAAACATCTGTTGCAGGCTTTATTGATCTGAAAGGCAGTGGAAGAATTGTGTATAATTTTAATCCCGGATGGCGCTTTTATAAAGGAGATGTCAAAAATGGTGGAGTTGTTGGCCTGGATGATTCATCCTGGGAAGTAGTTGCTACACCGCACACTGTGGCGTTAGAACCGGCTGAGGCTAGTGGTTGCCGCAATTATCAGGGACCGGCATGGTACAGAAAACATTTTGTTGTAGACAAATCATTGGCTGGCAAGAATGTTTCTGTGTACTTTGAAGCGGTGATGGGTAAATCTGATGTTTATGTAAACGGAAAACTAGTGAAACAGCATCTCGGAGGATATCTTCCTTTCAGTGTTTCATTAACCGATCTAGGCATTCATGCAGGTGAATCTTGTTTAATTGCTGTTTTTACAGATAATAGTGATGATAAGAACTTTCCTCCCGGGAAGAAACAATATACGCTGGACTTTGCTTATCACGGAGGAATCTACCGTGATGTGTGGATGATTGCGAAATCGCCGGTTGCTATAACAGATGCCATTGAAGCGAATAAAGTTGCTGGTGGTGGGGTCTTTGTTCATTTTGATAATATCAGTGAAAAGAGTGCCGATATTTTTGTTGATACAGACGTTAAGAATGATGGCAAACAAAATAAAACTGTTTATATTGAAACTGAATTATGTGATAAATCAGGAAAAGTAATTGCCAAAGAAAAGACTAAGTTGCTGCTTAAGGCTGGTGCAAGTCAAACTGCCAGACAAAAAATAACTGTATGCAAACCGAATCTTTGGTTCCCTGAAAATCCTTATCTATACAGAGTCAATTCAAGAGTACTTGATGGAAAAGTGGCTTTGGATGGTGGAACTACTCGTATTGGTATTCGTAAAGCTGAGTTCCTTGGTAAAGATGGATTCTTCCTTAATGGCAAGCCTTATGGTCAGCTGATTGGTGCAAACAGACATCAGGATTTTGGTTATGTAGGTAATGCTCTTCCTAATTCTCAGCAATGGCGTGATGCTAAAAAATTACGCGATGCTGGTTGTAAGATAATTCGTTCGGCTCATTATCCACAGGATCCGGCATTTATGGATGCTTGTGATGAGTTGGGATTATTCATCATTGTAGCTACTCCCGGATGGCAGTTCTGGAATAAAGATCCTCATTTCGGAGAGCTGGTAAATGAAAATACTCATCAGATGATTCGCCGTGACCGTAACCATACATCGGTTCTTATCTGGGAACCAATATTGAATGAAACTCGTTATCCACTTGATTTCTCTTTATCTGCATTGAAAGTAACGAAGGATGAATTCCCTTATCCAGGTGCTCCGGTTGCTGCGGGTGATTTGCATTCCGAGGGAGTTGCTGATAACTACGGATTGGTTTATGGATGGCCTACTGACGAAGGAAAGGCTAAACAATGTGTCTTTACCCGGGAATTCGGAGAGAATGTAGACGACTGGTATGCTCATAACAATAATAACCGTGCTTCACGCAGCTGGGGTGAACGTCCACAATTAGTACAGGCTCTTTCATTAGCTGAATCTTATGGCGCGATGTTTAATACAACCGGACAATTTATAGGTGGTGCACAATGGCATCCTTTTGATCACCAACGCGGATATCATCCCGATCCTTATTGGGGAGGAATCTTTGATTGTTTCCGTCAGCCCAAATATGCATATTATATGTTCAAGAGTCAGGTGTCTCCTAAAGTTAGTCATCCTGTTTGTGAAACCGGACCAATGACATATATTGCGAATGAAATCACTCCTTTTTCAGATAGCGATGTCGTAGTGTTCAGTAATTGCGATTCAGTCAGATTAATTGCTTATGAAAAGGATACAATTGTGCAGCCTGTTATTCATCAGAAGAATGGAATTCCTAATACTCCCGTAATATTTAAGAATGTTTATAAGTTCAGGGACATGCGCGAATATACGTATGTACAGAAGAACTGGCAGAAAGTTAGTTTCGTAGCAGAAGGTATTATTGATGGCAAAGTTGTGTGCAGCTTTAAAAGAATGCCATCCCGCCGTTCCACCAAATTAAGATTAACACTCGATCACGAGGGACAGTCATTAGTTGCCGATGGTTCTGATTTTGCAGTTGTAATAGCTGAAGTTACTGATGATAGCGGAAATGTTCGTCGTTTAGCAAAAGAAAATGTAGTATTTAGTGTGGAAGGTGAAGGCTCAATTATTGGTGACTCAAGTATTGGTGCTAATCCACGTGCCGTGGAATTTGGTTCTGCTCCGGTATTAATCCGTGCAACCAATAAGGCTGGTAAGATAAAAGTGAAAGCTCATGTTCAGTATGAAGGTGTTTATTCTCCAACAACTGCTGAGCTAGAGTTTGAAAGTATTCCTGCTGAAAAGCCCTTTTGTTACATGGATCAAGTACAGAAAAAAGTCAGTCAAAGTCAAAAACTTGCTAACGAGGCTAAACAAAGCTTGTCCGAGGAAGAAAAGCGTAAAGTTTTAAATGAAGTTGAGCTTCAGCAGACAGAGTTTGGTGAAAAGCACTTAAAATAG
- a CDS encoding glycosyl hydrolase — translation MNKYRKILLSLLILGCTISSAQIPTLAERFNNPPVESAPWSFWYWMYGAVSKAGITADMEAMKQAGLGGVYLMPIKGTAENKSFSPAYQQLTPEWWEMVRFSMQEADRVGLKLGMHICDGFALAGGPWITPEKSIQKVVWSDTIVSGGKIKNLHLARPESYNGFYKEIGLYAIPVQQEFSTDINVPEVTSSIADDKTPSYLVKRNETGAFKSSTPCWIQYSFKEPFTCRSIELVLNGNNYEAHRLKVCVSDDGINFRTVKQLVPARQGWQNTDENSTHIIPVTTARYFRFYWDPKGTEPGAEDMDAAKWKPNLKIKKLILSGKAVISQFEGKAGLVWRVSKRTQADELPDKDCVKQNQIIDLSSYLTGDVLNTVLPAGKWKIVRMGHTSTGHTNATGGGAKGLECDKFSEEAVKIQFDHWFGEAFRKTDPALAKRVLKFMHVDSWECGSQNWSDNFISEFKRKRGYDLTPYLLVYTGTPLESAEKTESVLSDIRQTISELIVDVFYKTLAVKAKEYDCEFSAESVAPTMVSDGMLHYQAVDRPMGEFWLNSPTHDKPNDMLDAISGAHIYGKNIIQAEGFTQLRTMWNENPAMLKPLLDRNYALGINKLFYHVYVHNPYVDKAPGMTLDGIGIFFQRDQTWWKQGKAWVDYARRCQTLLQFGHPIVDVAVFTGEETPRRAILPDRLVPSLPGIFGKERVAAETKRLANDGQPVREMPVGVFNSANMTDMGDWIDPLSGYAYDSFNKDALVRLSRAEFGKLVVSGGAAYRILVLPKPHPMSPDGNYMSLEVARKIKMLQKSGVVVLLGDKPSKVPGLGDKDYNTKELNKIAEEIWAASPQYKLPYTDSDFAQFGLKKDVIFKDNAKDFAWTHRAGEGTDIYFIANQKNESRKVTVSLRCSGRQPELWNPVTGEIKDAAVWYEADDRTEISLELAANESVFVVFQRQASSVFGNEKSILASAPLTVKEWTVNFPEVSKSLKRNTLFDWSKEEDADIKYYSGTANYQTMFQWKNKVGKKQIYLDLGKVNVMAEVIVNGVNCGTVWTAPYRVNITSAIKKGNNKLEIQVVNTWMNKMKGVHDQKIKSGNLWTNAPYWSEKLPLQESGLTGPLNLIY, via the coding sequence ATGAATAAATATAGAAAAATCCTTCTGTCTCTCTTGATTCTTGGTTGTACCATCTCTAGTGCACAGATACCAACTTTGGCAGAAAGGTTTAATAATCCTCCGGTGGAATCTGCTCCGTGGTCATTCTGGTACTGGATGTACGGAGCCGTATCAAAGGCTGGTATTACTGCTGATATGGAAGCCATGAAGCAAGCCGGACTTGGCGGTGTTTATCTGATGCCTATCAAAGGTACTGCCGAAAATAAATCTTTCTCTCCGGCATATCAGCAGCTCACTCCCGAATGGTGGGAGATGGTCCGCTTTTCTATGCAGGAAGCAGACAGGGTAGGACTAAAACTTGGTATGCATATTTGTGATGGATTCGCCTTGGCTGGTGGACCATGGATTACTCCGGAGAAATCTATTCAGAAAGTTGTTTGGAGTGATACCATTGTTTCAGGTGGAAAGATTAAGAATTTGCACTTGGCCCGACCGGAATCATATAATGGTTTTTACAAGGAAATAGGACTTTATGCTATTCCTGTTCAACAAGAGTTTTCCACTGATATAAATGTTCCGGAAGTTACTTCATCTATTGCAGATGATAAAACGCCTTCTTACTTGGTGAAGAGAAATGAAACAGGCGCTTTCAAAAGCTCTACTCCATGCTGGATTCAATATTCTTTTAAAGAACCATTTACTTGTCGTTCTATAGAACTTGTACTCAACGGAAATAATTATGAAGCTCACCGCCTGAAAGTTTGTGTAAGCGATGACGGTATTAATTTCCGTACAGTTAAACAATTGGTTCCGGCACGACAAGGTTGGCAGAATACGGATGAGAATTCTACTCATATTATTCCGGTTACAACAGCTCGTTATTTCCGTTTCTATTGGGATCCGAAAGGAACAGAGCCAGGAGCGGAAGATATGGATGCTGCAAAGTGGAAACCGAACCTGAAAATCAAGAAACTTATTTTATCAGGTAAGGCTGTAATCAGTCAGTTTGAAGGTAAAGCCGGACTTGTATGGCGAGTAAGTAAAAGAACTCAGGCTGATGAATTGCCGGATAAAGATTGTGTAAAGCAGAATCAGATTATAGATCTTTCTTCATACCTGACTGGTGATGTATTGAACACAGTTCTTCCTGCTGGAAAGTGGAAGATTGTAAGAATGGGACATACTTCTACCGGACATACCAATGCCACCGGTGGAGGTGCTAAAGGTCTTGAATGTGATAAGTTTAGCGAAGAAGCTGTAAAAATACAGTTTGACCATTGGTTTGGAGAGGCTTTCAGAAAGACAGATCCAGCATTGGCAAAGCGTGTTCTGAAGTTTATGCATGTAGATAGCTGGGAATGCGGAAGTCAGAACTGGTCGGACAATTTTATTTCTGAGTTTAAGAGGAAAAGAGGATACGATCTTACTCCATATTTATTGGTGTATACTGGTACTCCGCTTGAAAGTGCTGAAAAGACAGAAAGTGTATTAAGTGATATTCGTCAGACAATATCGGAACTTATTGTTGATGTGTTTTATAAAACTTTGGCTGTTAAAGCAAAGGAATACGATTGCGAATTCTCAGCAGAAAGTGTTGCTCCTACAATGGTGAGCGATGGAATGCTACATTATCAGGCTGTGGACAGACCGATGGGCGAATTCTGGCTGAACAGTCCTACTCACGATAAACCAAATGATATGTTGGATGCCATTTCGGGTGCTCATATTTATGGAAAGAATATTATTCAGGCCGAAGGGTTTACTCAGCTACGCACCATGTGGAATGAGAATCCTGCAATGCTAAAACCTTTGCTCGACAGAAATTATGCCTTAGGCATCAATAAACTATTTTATCATGTTTATGTGCATAATCCTTATGTGGACAAAGCACCGGGCATGACTCTTGACGGTATTGGTATTTTCTTCCAGCGTGATCAGACTTGGTGGAAGCAGGGAAAGGCCTGGGTTGATTACGCCCGTCGTTGTCAGACTCTATTGCAGTTCGGTCATCCTATTGTTGATGTGGCTGTGTTTACTGGCGAAGAAACTCCAAGAAGAGCCATTCTTCCCGACAGACTTGTTCCTTCTCTTCCTGGAATATTCGGAAAAGAGCGTGTGGCAGCTGAAACAAAACGTTTAGCAAATGATGGTCAGCCTGTGAGAGAAATGCCTGTTGGTGTTTTCAACTCTGCAAACATGACTGATATGGGAGATTGGATTGATCCACTTTCTGGCTATGCTTATGATTCATTTAATAAGGATGCATTGGTACGTCTTTCAAGAGCAGAATTTGGTAAGTTAGTTGTGTCTGGTGGAGCTGCGTATAGAATACTAGTGCTGCCCAAACCTCATCCAATGTCTCCTGATGGAAATTATATGAGTCTGGAAGTGGCTAGAAAAATTAAGATGCTTCAGAAGTCGGGAGTTGTTGTCTTGTTAGGTGATAAACCATCAAAGGTACCTGGATTGGGTGATAAAGATTACAATACTAAAGAACTGAATAAAATTGCTGAAGAAATATGGGCGGCTTCTCCTCAATATAAACTTCCTTATACTGATTCTGATTTTGCTCAGTTCGGATTGAAGAAGGATGTTATATTCAAGGATAATGCTAAAGATTTTGCCTGGACTCATCGTGCCGGAGAAGGTACTGATATTTATTTTATAGCTAACCAGAAAAACGAATCTCGTAAAGTAACAGTTTCTTTACGCTGTTCAGGCAGACAACCGGAACTTTGGAATCCTGTAACTGGCGAGATTAAGGATGCAGCTGTATGGTATGAAGCTGACGACAGAACTGAAATATCGTTGGAGTTAGCTGCAAACGAATCTGTCTTTGTTGTTTTCCAGCGTCAGGCTAGCTCTGTTTTCGGTAACGAAAAATCAATTCTTGCTTCTGCTCCGTTGACAGTGAAGGAGTGGACGGTGAACTTTCCGGAAGTATCAAAGTCATTAAAAAGAAATACTTTGTTTGACTGGAGTAAGGAAGAGGATGCTGATATTAAGTATTACTCAGGTACTGCCAATTATCAGACAATGTTCCAATGGAAGAATAAGGTTGGCAAAAAACAAATCTATCTTGATTTGGGTAAAGTCAATGTTATGGCCGAGGTTATTGTTAATGGCGTAAATTGCGGAACAGTGTGGACTGCTCCATATAGGGTTAATATCACCAGCGCAATAAAGAAAGGGAATAACAAATTAGAGATTCAGGTTGTTAATACCTGGATGAATAAGATGAAGGGTGTGCATGATCAAAAGATTAAATCGGGTAATCTTTGGACAAATGCTCCTTACTGGTCTGAAAAGTTGCCTTTACAGGAATCTGGTCTTACAGGACCATTAAACCTGATTTATTAG
- a CDS encoding sialate O-acetylesterase — protein MNNKFRFGAFALALSLFCSTAIKAEVKLPAFFSNGMVIQQQTNASFWGTSTPNKKLTIVTSWNKKKYTVDVDGTGKWKVAIATPTAGGPYSITFNDGKQTLLQDVLVGEVWLCSGQSNMEMPMKGYKNQPVENSNMDILKSANPQIRLFTVGHNSVIDVQNDVKGDWKSATPESVKEFSATAYYYGRLLQQTLNVPVGLICSSWGGSCAEAWMDKEMLKGFPEVKIPKSPEDIIEKNRTPTTLYQGMIAPLVGYTIKGAIWYQGESNYDRSQSYANLFSTMIQSWRTRWNQGNFPFYYCQIAPYDYSIITPAGKEVINSAYLREAQCAAENKIENTGMAVLLDAGLQEGIHPRKKQIAGERLALQALVKTYKINGVTADGPVYKEMSVQNDTVVVSFDRTQMWVAAPKGELKNFKVAGADKKFYPAKAWIVRSKVYVKSDEVKKPVAVRYAFENYVDGDLYGTEGLPVSSFRTDNW, from the coding sequence ATGAATAACAAGTTCAGATTTGGAGCATTCGCATTGGCGCTATCGCTCTTTTGCTCGACCGCAATAAAGGCCGAAGTTAAACTTCCAGCTTTTTTCTCAAATGGAATGGTTATACAACAACAAACAAATGCTTCTTTTTGGGGAACTTCAACACCAAATAAGAAACTGACTATTGTTACATCATGGAATAAAAAGAAATATACTGTTGATGTGGACGGAACAGGAAAGTGGAAAGTTGCTATAGCAACTCCTACAGCTGGCGGTCCATATTCCATCACATTCAATGATGGCAAACAAACTCTTCTGCAAGATGTTTTAGTTGGTGAGGTATGGCTTTGTTCTGGTCAGTCGAACATGGAAATGCCAATGAAGGGTTATAAGAACCAACCGGTAGAGAATTCAAATATGGATATCCTGAAATCTGCAAATCCTCAGATTCGTCTATTTACTGTTGGGCATAATTCTGTTATTGATGTTCAGAATGATGTGAAAGGAGACTGGAAGTCTGCTACACCCGAATCAGTAAAAGAGTTTAGTGCTACAGCATATTATTATGGTCGTTTGCTTCAGCAAACTCTGAATGTTCCGGTTGGACTAATTTGCAGCAGCTGGGGTGGTTCATGTGCTGAAGCATGGATGGATAAAGAAATGCTGAAAGGTTTTCCGGAAGTGAAGATTCCAAAGTCACCCGAAGATATAATAGAGAAGAACCGTACTCCGACAACTTTATACCAAGGCATGATAGCTCCGTTGGTTGGCTATACTATCAAAGGTGCAATCTGGTATCAGGGAGAATCTAATTATGACCGTTCTCAATCTTACGCCAATCTTTTCTCTACAATGATACAGTCATGGAGAACCAGATGGAATCAGGGAAACTTCCCATTCTATTACTGCCAGATAGCTCCTTATGATTATTCAATTATTACTCCTGCAGGCAAAGAAGTTATTAATTCAGCTTATCTGCGTGAAGCTCAATGTGCTGCAGAGAATAAAATAGAAAATACAGGTATGGCTGTTTTACTGGATGCCGGATTACAAGAAGGTATTCACCCAAGAAAGAAACAAATTGCAGGTGAACGTCTTGCTCTTCAGGCATTGGTGAAAACTTACAAGATAAATGGAGTTACTGCCGATGGTCCTGTCTATAAGGAAATGAGTGTACAGAATGACACTGTTGTAGTAAGCTTTGACAGAACTCAGATGTGGGTTGCTGCTCCAAAAGGTGAATTGAAAAACTTTAAGGTAGCTGGTGCTGATAAGAAATTTTATCCTGCAAAAGCATGGATTGTTAGAAGTAAAGTGTATGTAAAATCGGATGAAGTTAAGAAACCTGTTGCCGTTCGCTATGCGTTCGAAAACTATGTAGATGGTGATCTTTACGGAACAGAAGGACTGCCTGTTTCTTCTTTCAGAACTGATAATTGGTAA